One Plasmodium vinckei vinckei genome assembly, chromosome: PVVCY_09 genomic region harbors:
- a CDS encoding mitochondrial ribosomal protein L37, putative — translation MLQIYKNDILYSNASIFSLFKRSIFVSKWNLAPKTKHGKKGQDKKATETDSTENKEKVHIFNIYNTVDKDHDILPDDAYPKWLWSLEKPLKSYGELALMFLYGKNVENATAQDYHRFRRLHNKNIIKLNNMRLKKSKRSTVKPIFWDL, via the exons ATGttacaaatttataaaaatgatattttatactCAAATGCatccatattttcattatttaaaagatcAATTTTTGTAAGTAAATGGAACCTAGCTCCAAAAACAAAGCATGGAAAAAAGGGCCAAGATAAAAAGGCCACTGAAACAGATTCGACTGAAAATAAAGAGAaagtacatatttttaatatttataatactGTTGATAAAGACCATGACATATTACCAGATGATGCATACCCCAAATGGCTATGGAGTCTTGAAAAACCATTGAAAAGTTATGGTGAACTCGCATTGATGTTTTTATATGGAAAG AACGTTGAAAATGCTACGGCACAAGACTACCACCGCTTTCGTAGATTacataacaaaaatataatcaaGTTGAATAACATGAGATTGAAAAAATCCAAGAGATCAACTGTTAAACCAATTTTTTGGGACCTTTGA